The genomic interval GTCGGCGCTGATCGCGGCGGTCACCGTACCGAGTGTGCTGCTTGCCGCGGAGCGAACCGGTTCGACTGTCGGTGCGTCGTCTTCGGGCGTTTCCTTGACCCAGCGCTCCAGCTGGGACGGCGTGGTGTTTCGATACCCAGCCGGCTGGCAGGTCCGTAGCTTCCCGTTCGCAACCCATGGCCCGGGACGGCCGGGACCGTTCCTCGGCAATCAGGCTCTGGACGGCCCGTGCTGGTCCCTGCCGCAACGCGGCTGCGGCCTGGCAGACGCGGTGCAGGGACTGCGGGCTGGCGGGGTGATCGCCGAGTGGTCGTCGTTCACTAGCCGCGACGCTTCGAGCGTGCTGCCGGGTCCGCCGAACATGACCGTCGACGGCCGGCCCGCCCGCGTGACGATCAGTGACGCGAGCGCGTACTGCCGGGCCATGGGCGGCACCATCACCCTTTCGGCGGTCATCGTCGGAGGCCCGAGCGATCAGGGCTACGCGCTAACGGCCTGCTCCCGCGGGCCCGGTGAAGCCCAGACGACCGCGACGCTGCGAGCAGTCATCGCCGCGGCCCGATTTCCCGCGACACATAGCGACGTGCCCAATGTCCTGGGGCTGAGCTACAGCTCAGCGGTCAAGGAGTTGACCCTGCTCGGATACGCGGCCCGGGCGGTCACGGTGCCTGGGTCGGCGCCGTCCGGGCGAGTCGTCGCACAGAGCCCCGCCGCGGGCAGCTACGAACCGGTGGGCGGGGTCGTGCAACTTCAGGTGGTTGGCGGCACTCCCACCGAGGGCCCGGGAACCCCGGCCGCGGTGTGGCGTGCCGCGCTGAACCTGTCCCAACACGCCGTGCAGCCGCACCCGGCCGCCACCGCGGTCTGGACCGAAACCACCTGGGGTCAGTGGTGGCGTCTGGAGGGTCAGCCGACCCAACCCTCTCCGGCGTCCGCCCAGCAGGTCTTTGTGGTCGAACTGGTTTCCGCGACGCCGATGACGTGCTTCGTGTGCACCAACGTCGGGCCGGAACCGACCGGACGGTACGCCTACTCCACCTTCGCGGTTGACGGCAGCGGCGGCGGCGGGTTCGCCCTCGGCGACGTCGCCTACCGGCTCAGCGCAATCGGCACCGTGCGGGTCGCCGGCACTGGACTATGAGCCACGGCTTCGCTCGATCGTGGCGAGCCTGAACGCGCTCCCCAGGCAGCCGCCGGGAGCCGGAT from Mycobacteriales bacterium carries:
- a CDS encoding PASTA domain-containing protein; this translates as MTPVEQKLSQALHELVPQPPADVSIDAVARTARRRRRAGAAAMALVASALIAAVTVPSVLLAAERTGSTVGASSSGVSLTQRSSWDGVVFRYPAGWQVRSFPFATHGPGRPGPFLGNQALDGPCWSLPQRGCGLADAVQGLRAGGVIAEWSSFTSRDASSVLPGPPNMTVDGRPARVTISDASAYCRAMGGTITLSAVIVGGPSDQGYALTACSRGPGEAQTTATLRAVIAAARFPATHSDVPNVLGLSYSSAVKELTLLGYAARAVTVPGSAPSGRVVAQSPAAGSYEPVGGVVQLQVVGGTPTEGPGTPAAVWRAALNLSQHAVQPHPAATAVWTETTWGQWWRLEGQPTQPSPASAQQVFVVELVSATPMTCFVCTNVGPEPTGRYAYSTFAVDGSGGGGFALGDVAYRLSAIGTVRVAGTGL